Proteins encoded by one window of Cloeon dipterum chromosome 4, ieCloDipt1.1, whole genome shotgun sequence:
- the LOC135944502 gene encoding cleavage and polyadenylation specificity factor 73-like, which yields MAAKVKVESILPAEESDLLSIRPLGAGQEVGRSCIMLEFKGKKIMLDCGIHPGLSGMDALPFVDLVEADEIDLLLISHFHLDHCGALPWFLQKTSFKGRCFMTHATKAIYRWLLSDYIKVSNIATEQMLYTEADLESSMDKIETINFHEEKDVMGVKFWAYNAGHVLGAAMFMIEIAGVKILYTGDFSRQEDRHLMAAEIPNVHPDVLITESTYGTHVHEKREERESRFTSLVNSIVTRGGRCLIPVFALGRAQELLLILDEYWSQHPELHDVPIYYASSLAKKCMAVYQTYINAMNDKIKNQIAISNPFIFKHISNLKGIDHFEDVGPCVVMASPGMMQSGLSRELFESWCSDHKNGVIIAGYCVEGTLAKMILSEPEEITTMAGQKVPLKMSVDYISFSAHTDYQQTRDFIKILKPPHIVLVHGEQNEMSRLKTALIREFEVDPKNKMQIYNPRNTVAVELYFRGEKTAKVMGTLAVEPPKPGNILSGILVKRNFNYLLLDPGDLGRYSDMVISQVVQRQSMHYNGPINLLQHILTQLAGPVESLEDKKLRIFGCIDLTLVDKCVTLEWIASPVNDMYADTVLAAVLQAESVEDVPKAMPSAPSKMDRMHFKECLMEMLQDMFGEDSVPKIFKGDKLHVTVDGKKADIDLEHMVVLCEEDDLLQQVVQTAVSKLYNSLSPPKVDT from the exons ATGGCAGCGAAGGTGAAGGTCGAGTCGATCCTTCCGGCCGAGGAAAGCGACCTCTTGTCCATCAGGCCACT GGGCGCTGGACAGGAGGTTGGACGATCTTGCATCATGCTGGAGTTCaagggaaagaaaataatg CTCGACTGCGGCATCCACCCTGGACTGTCCGGCATGGACGCTTTACCCTTCGTGGACCTGGTGGAGGCGGACGAAATCGATTTGCTGCTGATTTCGCA CTTCCATCTCGACCACTGCGGCGCTTTGCCGTGGTTTCTGCAGAAGACGAGCTTCAAAGGGCGCTGCTTCATGACGCACGCCACCAAAGCCATTTACCGCTGGCTCCTTTCAGATTACATCAAAGTCAG TAACATAGCAACGGAGCAGATGCTGTACACGGAGGCCGACTTGGAGAGCTCGATGGATAAGATCGAGACGATCAACTTTCACGAGGAGAAGGACGTGATGGGCGTGAAATTCTGGGCGTACAACGCGGGACACGTTCTGGGCGCGGCCATGTTCATGATCGAGATCGCCGGCGTCAAGATTCTCTACACAGGCGACTTCTCGCGGCAGGAGGACCGGCACTTGATGGCTGCTGAAATCCCCAACGTCCACCCCGACGTTTTAATTAca GAAAGCACCTACGGAACGCACGTGCACGAGAAGCGCGAGGAGCGAGAAAGCAGGTTCACCAGTCTGGTCAACAGTATTGTCACAAGAGGCGGCCGCTGCCTCATTCCCGTCTTTGCCCTCGGGAGAGCGCAGGAACTGCTGCTTATTTTAG ATGAGTATTGGAGTCAGCACCCCGAGTTGCACGACGTGCCAATTTACTACGCATCTTCTCTGGCCAAGAAGTGCATGGCCGTGTACCAAACGTACATAAACGCGATGAACGACAAGATCAAGAACCAAATCGCCATCAGCAATCCTTTCATCTTCAAACACATCTCCAACctcaaa GGCATCGATCATTTTGAGGACGTCGGTCCTTGCGTGGTGATGGCCTCGCCAGGCATGATGCAGAGCGGTTTGTCGAGAGAACTGTTTGAGTCTTGGTGCTCCGACCACAAAAATGGAGTCATTATTGCAG GTTATTGTGTGGAAGGAACTTTGGCAAAAATGATTCTGTCCGAGCCGGAGGAAATCACGACCATGGCTGGACAGAAGGTGCCGCTGAAAATGTCGGTTGACTATATTTCCTTCTCGGCGCACACCGACTACCAGCAAACCAGGGACTTTATCAAAATCCTCAAACCTCCTCATATT gTGTTGGTTCACGGGGAGCAAAACGAGATGAGCCGCTTGAAGACTGCTTTAATCAGAGAATTCGAGGTGGACCCTAAAAATAAGATGCAGATTTATAATCCTCGCAATACCGTGGCCGTTGAACTCTACTTCCGAGGAGAGAAAACAGCCAAG gtGATGGGCACCCTGGCAGTTGAGCCGCCAAAGCCAGGAAACATTTTATCTGGAATTCTTGTCAAACGCAACTTTAACTACTTACTGCTGGATCCTGGTGACCTCGGAA ggtATTCGGACATGGTGATCAGCCAGGTGGTGCAGCGGCAGAGCATGCACTACAACGGACCAATAAACCTGCTGCAGCACATCCTCACGCAGCTGGCTGGACCTGTCGAGTCGCTCGAGGACAAGAAACTGCGCATTTTCGGCTGCATCGATCTCACCCTTGTCGACAAATGCGTCACCCTTGAG TGGATCGCGAGTCCAGTGAACGACATGTACGCAGACACGGTGCTGGCGGCGGTGCTGCAGGCCGAGTCGGTGGAGGACGTGCCGAAAGCGATGCCGTCCGCGCCCTCCAAGATGGACAGGATGCACTTCAAGGAGTGCCTCATGGAGATGCTGCAGGACATGTTCGGCGAGGACTCGGTCCCCAAAATATTCAAGGGAGACAAATTACACGTCACGGTCGACGGCAAAAAGGCAGACATCGACCTCGAGCAcatg GTTGTCTTGTGCGAAGAGGACGACTTGCTGCAGCAAGTGGTGCAGACCGCCGTGTCCAAACTGTACAATTCTCTGTCTCCACCAAAAGTAGACACTTAA